One window of the Triticum dicoccoides isolate Atlit2015 ecotype Zavitan chromosome 3B, WEW_v2.0, whole genome shotgun sequence genome contains the following:
- the LOC119282499 gene encoding beta-1,2-xylosyltransferase XYXT1-like: MASKLRDTTKSLGAGAMDVDDGSGGGGKKVAGKWPGFVHFFFVLTVVMCALVYAPRFLSPAVTVDFLGPRQPASGRMAEGQVRSVHGGRGNEGDALVLDNQVNSPCASMGAHGICCDRSDYNTDVCFMAGDVRTDAASLSFLLFPPPNGTANANANATVAEKEEVVKPYTRKWEKGVMANLQEVRLRAARPDEADAHRCDVRHDAPALVMTAGGYTGNLFHAFNDGFLPVWLTVQHLRRRVVLAVLVYNPWWAGTFPELLSGLSRHHVIDLLHDKRTHCFPGAIVGTRFHGILAVDPARTRDNRTLVDFHDFLASVYRDDGASEELVHTTAPAPQQQQQPRRRPRLGLYSRKGTRVIENEAAVARLAQSVGFDVSILETANGAPLSSEYAAVSACDVLAGVHGADLTKLLFLRPGRAALLQVAPLGVPAVARGCYEKATTMMGMHYEQYDAAANESSLARKYAADDVVLRDPEAAKREGGWDLIARVYLGGQNVSLDLDRFGDTLRRLHSRALRLPVAGP; the protein is encoded by the coding sequence ATGGCCTCGAAGCTCCGCGACACGACCAAGAGCCTCGGTGCCGGCGCCATGGACGTTgacgacggcagcggcggcggcggcaagaagGTGGCTGGTAAGTGGCCGGGCTTCGTccacttcttcttcgtcctcaccgTCGTCATGTGCGCGCTCGTCTACGCCCCGCGCTTCCTGTCGCCCGCCGTGACCGTCGACTTCTTGGGGCCGCGGCAGCCGGCATCGGGTAGAATGGCGGAAGGACAAGTACGGAGCGTGCACGGTGGCCGCGGCAATGAAGGCGACGCGCTGGTCCTCGACAACCAGGTGAACTCCCCGTGTGCGTCGATGGGCGCCCATGGCATCTGCTGCGACCGCTCGGACTACAACACCGACGTGTGCTTCATGGCCGGCGACGTGCGCACGGACGCCGCGTCCCTCTCGTTCCTGCTCTTCCCGCCGCCCAACGGCACCGCCAACGCGAACGCAAACGCTACcgtggcggagaaggaggaggtggtgaAGCCCTACACGCGCAAGTGGGAGAAGGGCGTGATGGCCAACCTCCAGGAGGTGCGGCTCCGCGCGGCCCGGCCGGACGAGGCGGACGCGCACCGGTGCGACGTGCGGCACGACGCGCCGGCGCTGGTGATGACGGCGGGCGGGTACACGGGGAACCTGTTCCACGCGTTCAACGACGGCTTCCTGCCGGTGTGGCTGACGGTGCAGCACCTCCGCCGCCGCGTGGTCCTCGCCGTGCTCGTGTACAACCCGTGGTGGGCCGGCACGTTCCCGGAGCTCTTGTCGGGGCTCTCGCGCCACCACGTTATCGACCTCCTGCACGACAAGCGCACGCACTGCTTCCCGGGGGCCATCGTGGGGACCCGCTTCCACGGCATCCTCGCGGTCGACCCGGCTCGGACCCGGGACAACCGGACCCTCGTCGACTTCCACGACTTCCTCGCCAGCGTATACAGGGACGACGGCGCGTCGGAAGAACTAGTGCACACCACGGCGCCGGCgccccagcagcagcagcaaccgagGCGGCGGCCGAGGCTGGGGCTGTACTCGCGCAAGGGCACGCGGGTGATCGAGaacgaggcggcggtggcgcgccTGGCGCAGTCGGTGGGGTTCGACGTGTCCATCCTGGAGACAGCGAACGGGGCGCCGCTGTCGTCGGAGTACGCGGCGGTGAGCGCGTGCGACGTGTTGGCGGGCGTGCACGGCGCGGACCTGACCAAGCTGCTCTTCCTCCGGCCGGGCCGCGCGGCGCTGCTGCAGGTGGCGCCGCTGGGCGTGCCGGCCGTGGCGCGCGGCTGCTACGAGAAGGCGACGACCATGATGGGGATGCACTACGAGCAGTACGACGCGGCGGCGAACGAGAGCTCGCTGGCCCGCAAGTACGCGGCGGACGACGTGGTGCTGCGCGACCCGGAGGCGGCGAAGCGGGAGGGCGGGTGGGACCTCATCGCGCGCGTGTACCTGGGCGGCCAGAACGTGAGCCTCGACCTGGACCGGTTCGGCGACACCCTCCGGAGGCTGCACTCTCGCGCCCTGCGGCTGCCGGTGGCAGGTCCGTAG